A genome region from Natronosalvus rutilus includes the following:
- a CDS encoding DUF5804 family protein → MTRVCLVGSPDVSLQYELLSRETSREALSTYDLDRPFENSLAVRTVSLGAAVSLCNDLQWYLVRFVDEVLIQEPSVSDEEWLSRDLAVALRNGDLEPAETGEHLKIFGVERPEAPGLENQSDDAREPDGRQLAADTRNDESENGGDEQATDADSRTGPAQALVQAGDGVEPVGPPKLVEPLYVRRTDGETPTYDLRDVEETLIVRLTESEFSP, encoded by the coding sequence GTGACGCGCGTCTGCCTCGTCGGCTCGCCCGACGTCTCGCTCCAGTACGAGCTCCTTTCTCGAGAGACGTCTCGGGAGGCCCTGTCCACGTACGACCTGGATCGCCCGTTCGAGAACTCGCTGGCGGTTCGGACGGTCAGCCTCGGGGCCGCCGTCTCCCTGTGTAACGACCTCCAGTGGTACCTCGTCCGGTTCGTCGACGAGGTCCTGATCCAAGAGCCGAGCGTGAGCGACGAGGAGTGGCTCTCGCGGGACCTGGCCGTCGCCCTTCGAAACGGCGACCTCGAACCCGCGGAGACCGGCGAGCATCTGAAAATCTTCGGGGTCGAGCGACCCGAAGCGCCGGGGCTCGAGAACCAGAGTGACGACGCCAGGGAGCCCGACGGCCGGCAGTTGGCGGCCGACACACGAAACGACGAATCCGAAAACGGGGGAGACGAACAGGCGACCGACGCCGACTCGAGGACCGGGCCTGCACAGGCGTTGGTTCAGGCCGGCGACGGTGTCGAACCAGTCGGCCCGCCGAAACTCGTCGAACCGCTCTACGTCCGTCGGACGGACGGCGAGACGCCCACGTACGACCTCAGGGACGTCGAGGAGACGCTGATCGTACGGCTCACCGAGTCCGAATTTTCGCCGTAG
- a CDS encoding FKBP-type peptidyl-prolyl cis-trans isomerase, which yields MVAPGRVAAIHFTGRIAEGDAAGEVFDTTDVDVALEEGIYHDHRDYKPLEVRVGEGKILPGIDRALQAMAVGERRTVELEPGEAFGAYSEERVLEVPAETLTSDPSALEPGTLVRDDNGRTGWIQAVEDDGRAVVDFNHELAGTTIECDLHVLAVSDDSTGATDELLADERPLSSPNEIDADQEKAD from the coding sequence ATGGTAGCTCCCGGACGCGTCGCCGCGATTCACTTCACCGGCCGCATCGCCGAGGGGGACGCCGCAGGCGAGGTTTTCGACACGACCGACGTCGACGTCGCCCTCGAGGAAGGTATCTACCACGATCACCGCGACTACAAGCCACTCGAGGTCAGGGTGGGCGAGGGCAAGATCCTCCCGGGCATCGACCGCGCGCTCCAGGCGATGGCCGTCGGCGAGCGACGAACCGTCGAACTCGAGCCCGGGGAGGCGTTCGGGGCCTACAGCGAGGAGCGCGTGCTCGAGGTGCCCGCTGAAACGCTGACGTCGGATCCGTCGGCGCTCGAACCCGGCACACTCGTTCGCGACGACAACGGCCGAACCGGATGGATTCAGGCGGTCGAGGACGACGGACGGGCCGTCGTGGACTTCAACCACGAACTCGCCGGAACGACCATCGAGTGCGACCTCCACGTGCTGGCGGTGAGCGACGATTCGACGGGAGCGACGGACGAACTCCTCGCTGACGAGCGCCCGCTCTCGAGCCCAAACGAGATTGACGCAGACCAGGAGAAGGCGGATTGA
- a CDS encoding TlpA family protein disulfide reductase produces MTLETMRPNPTWDSAAYEDTVSTLAAHRDDLTYLVWGGDWCKDCRALLPDFAAALEAADIPDDRIEELAVDTDKQGPKVDDYDVEYIPSVVVLDDDGTEVTRFVESESLPPSVYLAEQIEGILETA; encoded by the coding sequence GTGACGCTCGAGACGATGCGACCGAACCCGACCTGGGACAGCGCCGCCTACGAGGACACCGTTTCCACGCTCGCAGCCCACCGCGACGACCTGACGTACCTCGTCTGGGGCGGCGACTGGTGTAAGGACTGCCGTGCGCTCCTGCCGGACTTCGCGGCGGCGCTTGAGGCCGCCGACATTCCGGACGACCGGATCGAGGAACTCGCCGTCGACACGGACAAGCAGGGTCCGAAGGTCGACGACTACGACGTCGAGTACATTCCGTCGGTCGTCGTGCTCGACGACGACGGGACCGAAGTTACCCGGTTCGTCGAGAGCGAGTCGCTCCCCCCGTCGGTGTACCTCGCAGAACAGATCGAAGGTATACTCGAGACGGCCTGA
- a CDS encoding thioredoxin domain-containing protein — MSTPTERNRLEDAASPYLRQHADNPVNWQPWDEQALETAKEHDVPIFLSIGYSACHWCHVMADESFQDDGVAELLNEHFVPIKVDREERPDVDSIYMTVCQQVTGRGGWPLSAWLTPDGRPFYVGTYFPKEPQRGMPGFRDLLENIAHSWEVDREEMENRADQWTAAASDQLEATPSPPEGVETPGSELLESAAGTALRGVDERHGGWGSSGPKFPQPARLHLLLRAADRTGRRRYLEAAVRTLDAMAGGGLYDHVGDGFHRYCVDRDWTVPHFEKMLYDNAELTRAYLAAYQAVGDERYADVARRTLAFVERELTHEDGGFFSTLDAQSETEAGEREEGAFYVWTPDEIRDALSDLDPRDETGANLDDEPLADLVCDRYGVTSSGNFEGKTVLTISASRSDLADEYDLEPSTVDAVLEAARDRSFEAREERPRPNRDEKVLAGWNGLMIAAFAEAAIVLGDDAYAETAIGALAFVREHLWNADDGTLSRRYEDGEVGIDGYLEDYAFLARAALTCYEATGDLEHLSFALELARTIESEFWDQDPETLYFTPSSGESLVARPQELTDASTPSSTGVAVETLLALEHVADESFGDVAEAVLETHTSRVRSSPLEYTSIVLAADRLTTGSLELTVAADEVPRDWRNEIGSTFLPDRLLTRRPPTNDGLEAWLDALDLSEAPSIWDGREERDGEPTLYACRQRTCSPPSHDVGEALEWLLGDSGTD; from the coding sequence ATGAGCACACCCACCGAGCGCAACCGCCTCGAGGACGCGGCCAGTCCCTACCTGCGCCAGCACGCGGACAACCCCGTCAACTGGCAGCCGTGGGACGAGCAGGCCCTCGAGACGGCCAAAGAGCACGACGTGCCGATCTTCCTCTCGATCGGCTACTCGGCGTGTCACTGGTGTCACGTCATGGCCGACGAGAGCTTCCAGGACGACGGCGTCGCCGAGTTGCTCAACGAACACTTCGTCCCGATCAAGGTCGACCGCGAGGAACGCCCGGACGTCGACAGCATCTACATGACCGTCTGCCAGCAGGTCACCGGCCGCGGCGGGTGGCCGCTGTCGGCGTGGCTCACCCCCGACGGCCGCCCGTTCTACGTCGGGACCTACTTCCCGAAGGAACCTCAGCGCGGGATGCCGGGCTTCCGGGACCTCCTCGAGAATATCGCCCACTCGTGGGAGGTCGACCGCGAGGAGATGGAGAATCGGGCCGACCAGTGGACGGCCGCGGCGAGCGACCAGCTCGAGGCCACGCCCTCGCCCCCGGAGGGGGTCGAGACGCCGGGCAGCGAGTTGCTCGAGTCGGCCGCGGGGACGGCCCTCCGCGGCGTCGACGAACGACACGGCGGCTGGGGCTCGAGCGGCCCGAAGTTCCCACAACCGGCGCGGCTCCACCTGCTGCTTCGGGCGGCCGACCGCACGGGCCGGAGACGGTATCTCGAGGCGGCGGTCAGGACCCTCGACGCGATGGCGGGCGGTGGGCTGTACGATCACGTCGGCGACGGCTTCCACCGCTACTGCGTCGACCGGGACTGGACGGTGCCCCACTTTGAGAAGATGCTCTACGACAACGCCGAGTTGACGCGTGCCTACCTGGCGGCCTACCAGGCCGTCGGCGACGAGCGCTACGCCGACGTGGCCCGGCGGACCCTCGCGTTCGTTGAGCGCGAACTGACCCACGAGGACGGGGGCTTCTTCAGCACGCTCGACGCCCAGAGCGAGACCGAGGCCGGCGAGCGCGAAGAGGGCGCGTTCTACGTCTGGACGCCCGACGAGATTCGGGATGCACTCTCGGACCTGGACCCTCGAGACGAAACCGGCGCCAATCTCGACGACGAACCGCTCGCCGACCTGGTCTGTGACCGGTACGGCGTGACGTCCAGCGGTAACTTCGAGGGGAAAACCGTGCTCACGATTTCGGCCTCGCGATCGGACCTGGCCGACGAGTACGACCTTGAGCCGTCGACGGTCGACGCGGTGCTCGAGGCTGCCCGCGATCGGTCGTTCGAGGCTCGCGAGGAGCGCCCGCGGCCGAACCGGGACGAGAAGGTGCTCGCCGGCTGGAACGGCCTGATGATCGCCGCGTTCGCGGAGGCGGCGATCGTGCTCGGTGACGACGCCTACGCCGAGACAGCCATCGGGGCGCTGGCGTTCGTTCGCGAGCATCTATGGAACGCCGACGACGGCACCCTCTCCCGGCGGTACGAGGACGGCGAAGTCGGCATCGACGGCTACCTCGAGGACTACGCCTTCCTCGCTCGCGCGGCCCTCACGTGTTACGAGGCGACGGGCGACCTCGAACACCTCTCGTTCGCCCTCGAGCTGGCTCGAACGATCGAGTCCGAGTTCTGGGACCAAGACCCTGAGACGCTGTACTTCACCCCCTCGAGCGGGGAGTCGCTGGTCGCGCGTCCGCAGGAACTCACCGACGCCTCGACGCCCTCGTCGACGGGGGTCGCCGTCGAGACGCTGCTCGCGCTCGAGCACGTTGCGGACGAGTCGTTCGGTGACGTCGCGGAAGCGGTCCTCGAGACCCACACCAGCCGGGTGCGCTCGAGCCCACTCGAGTACACCTCGATCGTGCTCGCGGCTGATCGGCTCACAACCGGCTCACTCGAGTTGACGGTTGCCGCGGACGAGGTTCCGCGGGACTGGCGGAACGAAATCGGGTCGACGTTCCTCCCGGACCGCCTGCTCACCAGGCGGCCGCCGACTAACGACGGACTCGAGGCCTGGCTCGACGCCCTGGACCTCTCGGAGGCGCCATCGATTTGGGATGGGCGCGAGGAGAGAGACGGCGAACCGACGCTCTACGCCTGCCGCCAGCGGACCTGCTCGCCGCCCAGCCACGACGTCGGCGAGGCGCTCGAGTGGCTGCTAGGAGATTCCGGAACTGACTGA
- a CDS encoding plastocyanin/azurin family copper-binding protein — translation MSDPNTRRRFLRHLGAGSALTAALAGEVSGAVGNRFQDEGDGDGTEDEGEGEDDGDGDERDETDGEDDSSDDPAVTQVVAGPDGAWRFEPEDFDIGLGEAVEWTFASAGHNVSSLPGASDRNRNPPNAEPFASYEDDAHFSVAQEGSTFRHVFTTPGEYEYVCVPHENTMVGTVEVDACADETVVVAPDGNRRFEPDALEVGLGDTVEWQFEEEGHNVTAHPEASDNTSVPEGAEPFASYELLSGEGEDDRGGEDEAEGDEEDEGSEVDHEATREADETFAHAFETPGTYEYVCAIHDKEMVGTVEVLDEPDVTVTVAPDGDLAFDPASLSLEVGDVVRWTFEEEGHNVSAHPEASANASVPEGAEPFASYDLSSGADENGDGEGETDEIDHEATRESVDTYDHRFVAVGQYEYVCAIHDEEMVGAVEVERCSDGDDESNEETDD, via the coding sequence ATGAGCGACCCGAACACCCGACGGCGTTTTCTGCGCCACCTCGGAGCGGGCAGCGCCCTGACCGCAGCCCTGGCCGGCGAGGTCAGTGGGGCGGTCGGCAATCGATTCCAGGACGAGGGAGACGGTGATGGAACGGAGGACGAAGGCGAAGGCGAAGACGATGGAGACGGCGACGAACGGGACGAAACCGACGGCGAAGACGACTCGAGCGACGACCCCGCCGTGACGCAGGTCGTCGCCGGTCCCGACGGCGCCTGGCGGTTCGAACCCGAGGACTTCGACATCGGTCTCGGGGAGGCGGTCGAGTGGACGTTCGCCAGCGCGGGCCACAACGTCTCCTCCCTTCCCGGGGCGTCGGACCGAAATCGAAACCCGCCGAATGCGGAGCCGTTCGCCTCCTACGAGGACGACGCCCACTTTTCGGTCGCTCAGGAGGGGAGCACGTTCCGCCACGTCTTCACCACCCCCGGCGAGTACGAGTACGTCTGCGTCCCCCACGAAAACACGATGGTCGGTACCGTCGAGGTCGATGCCTGCGCGGACGAAACGGTCGTCGTCGCCCCCGACGGCAACCGTCGATTCGAACCCGACGCGCTCGAAGTCGGACTCGGGGACACGGTGGAGTGGCAGTTCGAGGAAGAGGGGCACAACGTGACTGCGCACCCGGAGGCTTCCGACAATACGTCGGTGCCGGAAGGGGCCGAGCCGTTCGCCTCCTACGAACTATTGAGCGGCGAGGGCGAGGATGATAGAGGAGGCGAAGACGAGGCTGAAGGGGACGAAGAGGACGAGGGCTCCGAGGTCGACCACGAGGCCACCCGCGAGGCCGACGAAACGTTCGCTCATGCGTTCGAGACCCCCGGGACGTACGAGTACGTCTGCGCAATCCACGACAAGGAAATGGTCGGTACCGTCGAGGTCCTGGACGAGCCGGACGTGACCGTCACCGTCGCGCCGGACGGTGATCTCGCGTTCGATCCGGCATCGCTCTCGCTCGAGGTCGGCGATGTCGTCCGCTGGACGTTCGAGGAGGAGGGACACAACGTTAGCGCCCACCCGGAGGCGTCCGCCAACGCGTCGGTGCCTGAGGGGGCCGAGCCGTTCGCCTCCTACGACCTCTCGTCCGGTGCGGACGAAAACGGAGATGGAGAGGGCGAAACCGACGAAATCGATCACGAGGCCACCCGCGAGAGCGTGGATACCTACGACCATCGGTTCGTCGCCGTCGGGCAGTACGAGTACGTCTGTGCGATCCACGACGAGGAGATGGTCGGCGCGGTCGAGGTCGAACGGTGTAGTGACGGGGACGACGAGTCGAACGAAGAGACCGACGACTAA
- a CDS encoding IS5 family transposase, translating into MPSRLARFTDRCIDLSQNAVIGKPAPAIKKGDGGYADWVIISIHCLREYLNQPYRRLLDILHEMPGIAAKLGLSVDQLPDFTTVCTRKQDLKMRIWRVLLRLSVSLHDLGDVQAIDATGFKRHQASRHYVLRVGYNFDDIKTTALVDCDTSVILDIHCSMKQPHDTQVGRQVLTRNLTKLTTITADKSYDWDALRHELRDAGIRPVIKHREFYALDKAHNARHDENVYHRRSIVEAIFFALKHRFGETLRARTWFGQFRELVLKAAVRNIEQAVRL; encoded by the coding sequence ATGCCGTCTCGACTTGCCCGCTTCACCGACCGATGCATCGATTTGTCCCAGAACGCTGTCATCGGCAAGCCAGCGCCGGCGATCAAGAAGGGTGACGGCGGCTACGCTGACTGGGTGATTATCTCGATCCACTGTCTCCGAGAGTACCTGAACCAGCCCTACCGTCGGTTGCTCGACATTCTGCATGAGATGCCCGGAATCGCCGCGAAACTCGGACTTTCTGTGGATCAGCTACCGGATTTCACGACCGTCTGTACGCGGAAACAGGATCTCAAGATGCGGATCTGGCGCGTGTTGCTGCGGCTGTCCGTCTCACTGCACGACCTCGGCGACGTTCAGGCGATCGATGCAACCGGCTTCAAACGCCATCAGGCCAGCCGTCACTACGTTCTCCGTGTCGGCTACAACTTTGACGATATCAAGACGACAGCACTCGTCGATTGCGATACCAGCGTCATCCTCGATATCCATTGCTCGATGAAACAGCCGCACGATACACAAGTTGGACGACAGGTGCTCACAAGAAATCTCACCAAGCTGACCACCATCACCGCCGACAAAAGCTACGACTGGGACGCGCTGAGGCACGAACTCAGAGACGCTGGTATCCGACCAGTGATCAAACATCGAGAGTTCTACGCACTCGACAAAGCCCATAACGCTCGCCACGACGAGAACGTCTACCATCGGCGGTCAATCGTCGAAGCGATATTCTTCGCACTGAAGCATCGGTTCGGCGAGACGTTACGGGCGAGAACGTGGTTTGGACAGTTCAGAGAGCTCGTCCTAAAGGCTGCCGTCAGAAACATCGAGCAAGCTGTGAGACTCTGA
- a CDS encoding sulfite oxidase, with product MQRQSTSGEDERSGETGRRRRQLLDRRKFMMASGALAGLSVTGSAVAKQEQEESESDEGEGDGGPERGTPEYLEEHYPGLRIYSPDPENAEAAARETYTSYLTPKEEHYIRNHYLSPQIDAEEWEIELRLGEETVSLSMEDLKREYSTESVAHTMQCSGNGRSYFDPEVAGNPWTFGAVGNTIWTGAPVSEILEAHDADTSDGKWLMAAGGDHPEGERIFARSIPMQKVMDDCLLTYEMDGEPLSAEHGHPVRLLVPGWMGNNNVKWLRELEVMDMMMIGEEWEQYLHWQQNSYRIIPEGEEAEHNETIDEFDTWAQMEAAANGELDHLPYIYDQVVKSIIGYPGEESTVSPRAQDGSVEVLGVAWAGDDRVESVEVSTDGGESWEEAEFFGPDLGPGGWRQFRYLWEAEAGEHVLYSRATDENGYTQFGPISDPGAGLEAISDDQFPWNQDGYACNAYEPHGVTVTVEE from the coding sequence ATGCAGAGGCAATCAACGAGCGGCGAGGACGAGCGGTCGGGCGAGACCGGGCGACGACGACGGCAGTTGCTCGACCGGCGAAAGTTCATGATGGCATCGGGCGCGCTCGCCGGATTGAGCGTAACCGGGTCAGCAGTAGCGAAACAGGAGCAAGAGGAATCGGAGTCCGACGAGGGTGAGGGCGACGGCGGACCCGAACGGGGGACGCCCGAGTACCTGGAGGAGCACTATCCAGGATTGCGCATCTACTCACCGGATCCGGAGAACGCGGAGGCGGCGGCCCGCGAGACCTACACGAGTTACCTCACGCCGAAGGAGGAACACTACATCCGGAACCATTACCTGTCGCCCCAGATCGACGCGGAGGAGTGGGAAATCGAACTCCGACTGGGCGAGGAGACTGTCTCGCTGTCGATGGAAGACCTCAAGCGGGAGTACTCGACCGAGTCGGTGGCCCACACGATGCAGTGTTCGGGCAACGGTCGATCCTATTTCGACCCCGAGGTGGCGGGCAACCCCTGGACCTTCGGGGCGGTCGGCAACACCATCTGGACCGGTGCGCCGGTCAGCGAGATCCTCGAGGCCCACGACGCCGACACGAGCGATGGGAAGTGGCTGATGGCTGCCGGCGGGGATCACCCGGAAGGCGAACGAATCTTCGCGCGCTCCATCCCGATGCAGAAGGTGATGGACGACTGCCTGCTCACCTACGAGATGGACGGAGAGCCGTTGAGCGCCGAACACGGCCACCCCGTTCGGCTCCTCGTCCCCGGCTGGATGGGGAATAACAACGTCAAGTGGCTCCGCGAACTTGAGGTCATGGACATGATGATGATCGGCGAGGAGTGGGAGCAGTACCTCCACTGGCAGCAGAACTCCTACCGGATCATCCCCGAGGGCGAGGAGGCCGAGCACAACGAGACGATCGACGAGTTCGACACCTGGGCACAGATGGAAGCAGCCGCGAACGGCGAACTCGACCACCTGCCGTACATCTACGACCAGGTCGTCAAGTCGATCATCGGCTATCCCGGCGAGGAATCGACGGTGTCGCCGCGCGCCCAGGACGGCAGCGTCGAGGTGCTCGGTGTCGCCTGGGCCGGCGACGACCGCGTCGAGTCCGTGGAAGTTTCCACCGACGGTGGTGAGAGCTGGGAGGAAGCGGAGTTCTTCGGCCCCGACCTCGGCCCTGGCGGCTGGCGACAGTTCCGCTACCTCTGGGAGGCCGAGGCGGGCGAGCACGTCCTGTACTCGCGGGCGACCGACGAGAACGGGTACACGCAGTTCGGGCCGATCTCAGACCCAGGCGCAGGACTCGAGGCCATCTCCGACGACCAGTTCCCCTGGAATCAGGACGGATACGCCTGTAACGCCTACGAACCGCACGGAGTGACGGTGACCGTCGAGGAGTGA
- a CDS encoding UPF0179 family protein: MTTVTLLGTRLADPGTEFVYEGEADGCTGCPYRSQCLNLEVGRRYQVTDVRENAQTLECAMHDDGVRAVEVEPATVTANVPSKGAFSGSKASLSGPCPYIDCPSHALCEPDGVEFDREYRIQQLLGDPPHEVCHLNRSLEQVELDPAE; this comes from the coding sequence ATGACCACCGTGACCCTCCTCGGGACGCGCCTCGCCGACCCCGGCACCGAGTTCGTCTACGAGGGCGAGGCCGACGGCTGTACCGGCTGTCCCTACCGGAGCCAGTGTCTCAACCTCGAGGTCGGCCGCCGCTACCAAGTCACCGACGTCCGCGAGAACGCCCAGACGCTCGAGTGTGCGATGCACGACGATGGCGTCCGCGCCGTCGAGGTCGAACCGGCGACTGTCACAGCGAACGTCCCCTCGAAGGGCGCGTTCAGCGGGAGCAAGGCGAGCCTGAGCGGCCCCTGTCCGTACATCGACTGTCCGAGCCACGCCCTCTGTGAGCCCGACGGCGTCGAGTTCGATCGCGAGTACCGGATCCAGCAACTGCTCGGCGACCCGCCACACGAGGTCTGTCACCTGAATCGCTCGCTCGAGCAAGTCGAACTCGATCCGGCGGAGTAG
- a CDS encoding PLP-dependent cysteine synthase family protein: MKGSILDTIGSPLVQVDSPEGATVAAKIESFNPGGSAKDRPALAMVRAAERDGRLEPGDRIVEPTSGNTGIGLALVAAARDYDLTIVMPASKSEERRRIMAAYGADLELVDGDMTDARERADELEADGAVQLGQFENTANPEAHYRTTGEEIVDQVGEREVDVFVAGVGTGGTLSGVGRRLREEFPDVDIVAVEPERNPVLSMGVPGKDEFQGMGPGFVSDNLDTDLIDRVETVALEDAEDECRRLAREEGILVGQSSGATSLVSQKVAREVADPDLECPELPDAFDGPLTPATQTRTDGGQTEDDCPLVVTVFWDSGERYLSTGLFD, translated from the coding sequence ATGAAAGGCAGTATCCTGGACACGATCGGGTCACCGCTGGTCCAGGTCGACTCGCCCGAGGGGGCGACGGTCGCCGCCAAAATCGAGTCGTTCAACCCCGGCGGATCGGCCAAGGACCGCCCCGCGCTGGCGATGGTCCGTGCCGCCGAGCGCGACGGACGACTCGAGCCGGGCGACCGCATCGTCGAACCGACCAGCGGCAACACGGGAATCGGTCTCGCGCTCGTCGCGGCGGCCCGCGACTACGATCTCACGATCGTGATGCCCGCCTCGAAGTCCGAGGAACGACGCCGGATCATGGCCGCCTACGGGGCCGACCTTGAACTCGTCGACGGCGACATGACCGACGCTCGCGAGCGTGCCGACGAACTTGAGGCCGACGGCGCCGTTCAGCTTGGACAGTTCGAGAACACGGCGAACCCCGAGGCTCACTATCGGACGACCGGCGAGGAGATCGTCGACCAGGTCGGCGAGCGCGAGGTCGACGTCTTCGTCGCCGGCGTCGGCACCGGCGGGACGCTCTCGGGCGTCGGCCGTCGGCTCCGCGAGGAGTTCCCTGACGTGGACATCGTCGCGGTCGAACCCGAGCGCAACCCCGTGCTCTCGATGGGCGTCCCTGGAAAAGACGAGTTCCAGGGCATGGGTCCCGGCTTCGTCAGCGACAACCTCGACACCGACCTGATCGATCGGGTCGAGACCGTCGCGCTCGAGGACGCCGAGGACGAGTGTCGTCGCCTCGCCCGCGAGGAGGGGATCCTCGTCGGTCAGTCGAGCGGCGCGACGAGTCTGGTCTCACAGAAAGTGGCTCGCGAGGTGGCCGATCCCGACCTCGAGTGTCCGGAACTCCCCGATGCGTTCGACGGCCCCCTCACGCCGGCGACGCAGACCCGGACCGACGGCGGCCAGACGGAGGACGACTGTCCGCTGGTCGTCACCGTCTTCTGGGACAGCGGGGAACGATATCTCTCGACGGGCCTGTTCGACTGA
- a CDS encoding SufS family cysteine desulfurase, whose protein sequence is MTDSVRSDFPILERDVDGQDLVYLDNAATTQTPRQVYDVFEEYFSTYNANVHRGIHTLSHEASIAYEQAHDRLAAFVGASGGREELIFTKGATESINLVAYGLGLNELGPGDQVVTTEMEHHASVVTWQQVAKKTGADIDFVRVTDDGHLDLEHARELIGPDTAVVSVVHVSNVLGTINPVKTIAEMAHEHNAYVVVDGAQSAPNRPIDVEAMGADFFAFSGHKMAGPTGIGGLYGKREILEEMEPFLFGGEMIRHVTFERSTWNELPWKFEAGTPPIAEGIALAAAADYLEEIGMDAIAAHENELAQYALERLEAREDVTTYGPPAGEERSGLVAFNVDGVHGHDLSSLLNDRGIAVRAGDHCTQPLHDALDIPGSVRASFYVYNTREEVDALLEAIDDARAKLDAYLRSDRYHDVLYDHHCDPRNAGGLENPDLVKSSEETSCGDDGEFHVDVAPDGTIEAIAFESESCAVSSAVASILSTELEGMTVEEVAAIDGLIAGRFEGQYPALRRDCVEGPEDVIRIAAQDYLERAGAD, encoded by the coding sequence ATGACCGATTCTGTTCGATCGGACTTTCCGATCCTCGAGCGCGATGTCGACGGCCAGGACCTCGTCTATCTCGACAACGCAGCGACGACCCAGACGCCGCGGCAGGTTTACGATGTCTTCGAGGAGTACTTCTCGACGTACAACGCGAACGTTCACCGCGGGATTCACACACTGAGCCACGAGGCCTCGATCGCTTACGAACAGGCCCACGACCGACTCGCAGCGTTCGTCGGCGCCAGCGGCGGGCGCGAAGAACTCATCTTCACGAAGGGGGCGACCGAGAGCATCAACCTCGTCGCCTACGGCCTGGGGCTCAACGAACTGGGCCCTGGCGACCAGGTCGTGACGACGGAGATGGAACACCACGCCTCGGTCGTGACCTGGCAGCAGGTCGCGAAGAAGACGGGCGCCGACATCGACTTCGTCCGGGTGACCGACGACGGCCACCTCGACCTCGAGCACGCGAGAGAACTCATCGGTCCGGACACCGCGGTCGTCTCGGTCGTCCACGTCTCGAACGTCCTCGGGACGATCAACCCCGTCAAGACCATCGCCGAGATGGCCCACGAGCACAACGCCTACGTCGTCGTCGATGGCGCCCAGTCCGCACCGAACCGACCCATCGACGTCGAGGCGATGGGCGCGGACTTCTTCGCCTTCTCGGGCCACAAGATGGCCGGGCCGACCGGTATCGGTGGGCTCTATGGCAAGCGAGAAATTCTCGAGGAGATGGAACCGTTCCTCTTCGGCGGCGAGATGATCCGCCACGTCACCTTCGAACGCTCGACCTGGAACGAACTCCCCTGGAAGTTCGAGGCGGGCACCCCGCCCATCGCGGAGGGAATCGCGCTCGCGGCCGCGGCGGACTACCTCGAGGAGATCGGCATGGACGCGATTGCGGCCCACGAGAACGAGCTCGCCCAGTACGCTCTCGAGCGACTCGAGGCGCGCGAGGATGTGACGACCTACGGGCCGCCCGCGGGCGAGGAGCGATCCGGACTGGTCGCGTTCAACGTCGACGGCGTCCACGGCCATGACCTCTCCTCGCTCCTGAACGACCGCGGGATCGCCGTCCGGGCGGGCGACCACTGCACCCAGCCACTGCACGACGCTCTCGACATTCCTGGCTCCGTCCGAGCGTCGTTCTACGTCTACAACACGCGCGAGGAGGTCGACGCCCTGCTCGAAGCAATCGACGACGCCCGCGCGAAGCTGGACGCCTACCTGCGGTCCGATCGGTACCACGACGTCCTCTACGATCACCACTGCGACCCCCGGAACGCGGGCGGCCTCGAGAACCCCGACCTCGTCAAGTCCTCCGAGGAGACCTCCTGTGGCGACGACGGGGAGTTCCACGTCGATGTCGCTCCCGACGGTACCATCGAGGCCATCGCCTTCGAGAGCGAGAGTTGCGCCGTCAGCAGCGCCGTCGCGAGCATCCTCTCGACGGAACTCGAGGGGATGACCGTCGAGGAGGTCGCCGCCATCGACGGTCTGATCGCGGGCCGATTCGAGGGCCAGTACCCGGCGCTCAGGCGCGATTGCGTTGAGGGGCCCGAGGACGTGATCCGCATCGCGGCCCAGGACTACCTCGAGCGCGCTGGGGCCGACTGA